One Doryrhamphus excisus isolate RoL2022-K1 chromosome 17, RoL_Dexc_1.0, whole genome shotgun sequence genomic region harbors:
- the sall3a gene encoding sal-like protein 3, translating into MSRRKQAKPQHLKSDEDPPLSGLISQHAGGEVLDDADSGNESRSGSEETHVCEKCCAEFFKWADFCEHLKSCTKNPLVLIVNDNEETSIPSQEYPEPSPVPSCPSEQADSEDAREGQHSLASDGEDVPEVATSNGVSVLEKEEEDMEVELSSEQNMDLDERDVASPEADGSLPQLDDVAPPSVASYTMPSTNVTLETLHGTRVAVAQFSQSIRAAAGGGVSTLAIPMILDQLMALQQQQIHQLQLIEQIRSQVALMNRQSASQPALNHHNTVAGNPGPISSGAPSVASQLQLHNFITPPVHQLPVRLPASLNGQSSSPLTSALEGPLSQASQSRSQQSSSSIPNTSSSSSMFPPPTASGLPSLLPSCSSSLTNISMSNSVTGSDGISSSSTHPRNANTPPSLSHNSLLSSASSLPLIPHSSSSSVIFPNPLASIAATANALDPLSALMKHRKGKPPNVSVFDTKPSSEDPFFKHKCRFCAKVFGSDSALQIHLRSHTGERPYKCNICGNRFSTKGNLKVHFQRHKEKYPHIQMNPYPVPEYLDNVPTSSGIPYGMSLPPEKPVTTWLDSKPVLPTVPTSVGLQLPPTLPSMMGGFGDSASLTPLNRSPQRPSPPSSECASLSPNIVIDSGITTTSTSPKPSLGSDVPPVLKPEGVLLPPTCSTRPGENTTTTTTVTHVVLSTAVTSTTMATSGQVTEPINSPNLTSNPVSHPVLPMLSDQFKAKFPFGGLLDSMQTSETSKLQQLVENIDKKMTDPNQCVICHRVLSCQSALKMHYRIHTGERPFKCKICGRAFTTKGNLKTHFGVHRSKPPLRVQHSCPICQKKFTNAVVLQQHIRMHMGGQIPNTPVPDNLQEMDTDLSFDEKSIDAMSNYDDDLLDEMEQAIDDEVDLKEGGMDPLKPYSPESSPPTSIMSSIAAMENQMKMIDSTAKITSSFSQKPTQNCSSYGGQNECFTSDCLSAVGDAESQSLGSPALSESSSSLQHLSPAHSHSESQQSKSPAALNNNNRAIAVEDGHENNVAGLATVKSEKSDTPSPLPATESNGALDLTATQPSRHFIKEESHFSMLFLNRDRGLNTPNLASTASNMIKMEINGHSKPMSLGDNSTLPVGIQVPAAAAPQTTLSPSTNPMLAPPPPRRTPKQHNCHSCGKNFSSASALQIHERTHTGEKPFACSICGRAFTTKGNLKVHMGTHMWNNAPARRGRRLSVENPMALLGGDAMKFSEMFQKDLAARAMNVDPGFWNQYAAAITNGLAMKNNEISVIQNGGITQLPVSLGGAGITSMGAMPGAMDRLHTGSSPPMTAMEKATLEVGASRPFSRYMEENKEIGIN; encoded by the exons ATGTCCCGACGCAAGCAAGCCAAGCCGCAGCACCTCAAGTCCGATGAGGACCCGCCACTGAGCGGGCTCATTTCTCAGCATG CCGGAGGTGAGGTGCTGGATGATGCCGACAGCGGGAATGAAAGCCGCAGTGGCAGTGAAGAGACTCATGTGTGTGAGAAGTGTTGTGCTGAGTTCTTCAAGTGGGCAGATTTCTGTGAACATTTAAAGAGCTGCACCAAGAACCCACTGGTGCTTATTGTTAACGACAATGAGGAAACGTCTATTCCGTCCCAGGAATACCCAGAACCCTCCCCTGTGCCCAGTTGCCCAAGTGAGCAGGCTGACAGCGAAGATGCCAGGGAGGGCCAACACTCTCTTGCTAGTGATGGCGAAGATGTCCCAGAGGTAGCCACCTCAAATGGGGTCAGTGTCCTagaaaaagaggaggaggatatGGAGGTGGAACTATCCTCTGAACAAAACATGGATCTCGATGAAAGAGATGTGGCGTCCCCTGAAGCAGATGGTTCTCTACCTCAGCTTGATGATGTTGCTCCCCCAAGTGTTGCCAGTTATACAATGCCAAGCACTAATGTTACCCTGGAAACTCTACATGGCACCCGGGTGGCAGTTGCCCAGTTTTCTCAGAGCATAAGGGCAGCAGCAGGAGGTGGAGTTTCCACCCTGGCTATCCCCATGATCTTGGACCAGCTGATGGCCCTTCAGCAGCAGCAGATACATCAGCTGCAGTTGATAGAACAAATCCGAAGTCAAGTGGCGCTGATGAACAGACAGTCTGCTTCACAGCCTGCACTTAACCACCACAACACTGTCGCTGGAAACCCGGGGCCGATATCCTCTGGCGCCCCTTCAGTTGCAAGTCAACTTCAACTCCACAACTTTATCACTCCCCCTGTCCATCAGCTCCCTGTGAGGTTGCCAGCCTCTCTCAACGGTCAGAGTTCATCACCTCTGACCTCTGCATTAGAAGGGCCTCTCTCTCAAGCATCACAAAGTCGAAGTCAGCAGTCCAGCTCTTCAATCCCCAACACATCCTCTAGCAGTTCAATGTTTCCCCCACCCACTGCCTCTGGATTGCCATCTCTTCTTCCCTCCTGTTCATCCTCACTCACCAACATAAGCATGAGCAATAGTGTAACCGGAAGTGATGGCATCAGTAGCAGTTCCACTCATCCCAGAAACGCCAACACTCCGCCGTCACTCAGTCACAACAGCCTCCTGAGCTCCGCTTCCAGTCTACCACTGATACCTCATAGTTCATCAAGCAGCGTTATCTTTCCAAACCCGTTGGCCAGCATAGCAGCAACAGCCAATGCACTTGACCCTCTATCTGCTTTGATGAAACATCGCAAGGGAAAGCCCCCAAATGTGTCTGTTTTTGACACAAAGCCAAGCTCCGAAGACCCTTTTTTCAAGCACAAGTGTCGATTCTGTGCCAAGGTGTTTGGCAGTGACAGTGCACTACAAATCCACCTGCGTTCCCACACTGGAGAAAGGCCTTACAAATGCAACATATGTGGTAACAGATTCTCTACCAAGGGAAACCTTAAAGTACATTTCCAAAGGCACAAGGAAAAATACCCTCATATTCAAATGAATCCCTACCCTGTGCCAGAGTACCTGGACAATGTACCCACTAGCTCCGGCATACCATATGGTATGTCTTTGCCCCCAGAAAAACCTGTCACCACATGGCTTGATAGTAAACCCGTTCTCCCTACTGTTCCCACCTCAGTTGGGCTCCAACTACCTCCCACTTTACCTAGTATGATGGGGGGTTTTGGTGATTCTGCGAGCCTCACACCGCTCAATAGGTCCCCTCAAAGACCATCTCCCCCATCAAGTGAATGTGCATCTTTGTCCCCAAATATCGTTATTGACTCTGGAATTACCACTACTTCAACGTCTCCTAAACCCAGCCTAGGCAGTGATGTACCTCCTGTCCTAAAACCTGAAGGTGTTCTTCTGCCACCGACATGTTCTACTCGGCCAGGGGAAAACaccacaaccacaacaacaGTAACTCATGTGGTTCTTTCCACGGCAGTCACCTCCACAACAATGGCAACCTCTGGCCAGGTTACTGAACCCATCAACAGCCCCAACCTTACTTCAAACCCAGTGTCCCATCCTGTTCTCCCCATGCTCTCAGATCAGTTTAAGGCTAAATTCCCATTTGGAGGCCTCCTAGACTCTATGCAAACTTCCGAGACATCGAAGTTGCAGCAGCTTGTTGAAAACATTGACAAGAAAATGACAGACCCCAACCAGTGCGTCATCTGCCATCGTGTTCTGAGCTGCCAGAGTGCTCTCAAGATGCATTACCGCATCCATACTGGTGAGAGACCTTTCAAATGTAAGATATGTGGGCGGGCATTCACTACCAAAGGAAATCTGAAAACGCATTTTGGTGTTCATCGGTCGAAACCCCCGCTACGAGTCCAGCACTCGTGTCCTATATGTCAGAAAAAGTTCACCAATGCTGTTGTTCTGCAACAGCACATTCGTATGCACATGGGCGGGCAGATCCCAAACACTCCGGTCCCTGACAACCTGCAGGAAATGGACACAGATCTTTCATTTGATGAGAAGAGCATAGATGCAATGAGTAATTATGATGATGATCTTCTGGATGAAATGGAGCAGGCTATAGATGATGAAGTTGACCTAAAAGAGGGCGGAATGGACCCATTAAAACCTTATTCACCTGAAAGCTCTCCACCAACTTCCATAATGTCCAGCATTGCTGCTATGGAGAACCAGATGAAGATGATTGACTCCACTGCAAAAATAACCAGTTCATTCAGTCAAAAGCCTACACAAAATTGTAGCAGCTACGGAGGCCAGAATGAATGTTTTACCAGCGACTGCCTATCTGCCGTAGGGGATGCAGAGTCCCAGAGCTTGGGAAGCCCTGCGTTGTCAGAGTCCTCTAGTTCTTTGCAACATTTGTCCCCAGCTCATAGTCACTCTGAGAGCCAACAATCCAAGTCCCCAGCTGCTCTCAACAATAACAACAGGGCCATAGCAGTCGAAGATGGCCACGAAAACAATGTAGCTGGCTTGGCAACAGTGAAGTCTGAAAAATCAGACACCCCATCGCCACTTCCTGCAACAGAAAGCAATGGGGCCCTGGACCTGACCGCAACTCAACCAAGCAGACACTTTATCAAGGAGGAAAGCCACTTCAGTATGCTGTTTCTGAATAGAGATCGAG GTCTAAACACTCCTAACTTGGCCAGCACCGCATCAAATATGATCAAAATGGAAATTAATGGACACAGCAAGCCAATGTCTCTGGGTGACAATTCCACCCTGCCGGTGGGCATCCAGgttcctgctgctgcagctcCCCAGACCACGCTGAGCCCCAGCACCAACCCCATGTTAGCTCCTCCGCCACCACGACGTACCCCAAAGCAGCACAACTGCCACTCTTGCGGGAAGAATTTCTCTTCTGCCAGTGCTTTGCAAATCCACGAGCgcacacacactggagaaaaaccatttGCCTGCTCTATCTGTGGACGGGCTTTCACCACAAAAGGCAATCTAAAG GTCCACATGGGAACACACATGTGGAACAACGCACCAGCACGCAGGGGACGGCGACTATCTGTGGAAAATCCCATGGCCCTGTTGGGCGGGGATGCCATGAAGTTCAGCGAGATGTTCCAAAAGGACCTGGCAGCTCGAGCTATGAACGTCGATCCCGGTTTTTGGAACCAGTATGCAGCCGCCATCACCAACGGCTTGGCCATGAAGAACAATGAAATCTCTGTGATCCAAAACGGAGGTATCACGCAGCTGCCCGTCAGCCTCGGTGGTGCAGGAATCACTTCAATGGGGGCCATGCCTGGTGCAATGGACCGTCTCCACACAGGCAGCAGCCCTCCTATGACCGCGATGGAAAAAGCTACACTTGAGGTCGGTGCAAGCCGTCCCTTCTCCAGGTATAtggaggaaaacaaagaaattgggATCAATTAA